Proteins encoded by one window of Sulfurospirillum barnesii SES-3:
- a CDS encoding HepT-like ribonuclease domain-containing protein, translated as MTQLLDVLEEEKPDYPWRMVKDFRNFIVHEYFGVDAKIVWDLTKLELDTLLQCIQTLKP; from the coding sequence ATTACCCAACTCCTTGATGTATTAGAAGAAGAAAAACCAGACTATCCATGGAGAATGGTCAAAGACTTCAGAAATTTTATTGTGCATGAATATTTTGGAGTTGATGCAAAAATTGTTTGGGATTTAACAAAATTAGAATTAGACACACTACTGCAGTGTATACAAACGCTTAAACCATAA
- a CDS encoding response regulator transcription factor: MDEKMLKKLAHYRVLYAEDEAGVRKNVYELLSLLFKEVYLAHDGEEAYALFEEHHPDLVITDIKMPHLSGIELAKKIRQNTAHAHIIMITAYTEVDFMLEAIELSLLRYIVKPITESKLFDALEKFLQASEKEHIKALAPEWHYDFLQKSVINGLDVYELTKKEAKLIELLLQKDSIISYAEIEEKLWEGEYMSLNALRLMIKNLRKKLPEGVLKNIQGIGYKL, encoded by the coding sequence ATGGATGAGAAAATGCTTAAAAAATTAGCGCATTACAGAGTTTTATATGCAGAGGATGAGGCAGGGGTTCGAAAAAACGTTTATGAATTACTCAGCCTACTTTTTAAAGAAGTGTACCTTGCTCATGATGGGGAAGAAGCCTACGCTCTTTTTGAAGAGCACCATCCTGATCTCGTGATTACCGATATAAAAATGCCCCATTTAAGTGGCATTGAACTGGCTAAAAAGATACGTCAAAATACTGCACACGCACATATTATTATGATTACGGCGTATACGGAAGTTGATTTTATGCTTGAGGCGATTGAACTCTCATTGCTTCGCTACATTGTAAAACCTATTACCGAATCCAAACTCTTTGATGCGCTGGAAAAATTTTTACAAGCCAGTGAAAAAGAACATATTAAAGCATTAGCCCCTGAGTGGCATTACGATTTTTTACAAAAAAGTGTTATAAATGGCTTAGATGTGTATGAGTTAACCAAAAAAGAGGCGAAGCTAATAGAATTGCTTTTGCAAAAGGATTCTATTATTAGTTATGCAGAGATAGAAGAGAAATTATGGGAAGGTGAGTATATGAGTCTTAATGCCCTTCGCTTAATGATTAAAAATTTACGCAAGAAATTACCCGAAGGTGTTTTGAAAAATATACAGGGAATTGGTTACAAATTGTAA
- a CDS encoding type II toxin-antitoxin system Phd/YefM family antitoxin: MHLSQDIKPISYLKSNTAQVVSSATETQRAIYITQNGEAKVVIQDIKSFENTQNTLTLLKLIVQSENEINENKVIEQENMFQNLEEKLFHENL; the protein is encoded by the coding sequence ATGCATTTAAGTCAAGATATTAAACCTATCAGCTATCTGAAATCAAATACAGCTCAAGTTGTCAGTAGTGCCACTGAGACACAAAGAGCTATTTATATTACACAAAATGGTGAAGCTAAAGTGGTTATTCAAGATATAAAATCATTTGAAAATACTCAAAATACACTCACGCTTCTTAAATTAATTGTTCAAAGTGAAAATGAGATAAATGAAAATAAAGTGATAGAACAAGAGAATATGTTTCAAAATCTTGAAGAAAAACTTTTTCATGAAAACCTATAA
- a CDS encoding type II toxin-antitoxin system RelE/ParE family toxin: MKTYNVYWTQSSQSDLEYIIEYLKRDSVSLAKKMFLEIKEACDALYVFPERKRVVPELHSIGIIHYREIIYKRWRIVFKIEQTSVYVVLIADSSRNFEDLLLQRLLK, encoded by the coding sequence ATGAAAACCTATAATGTCTACTGGACACAGAGTTCACAAAGTGATTTGGAATATATCATTGAGTATCTAAAGCGTGATAGTGTATCGCTTGCGAAAAAGATGTTTTTAGAAATCAAAGAAGCTTGCGATGCGTTGTATGTTTTTCCAGAACGAAAAAGAGTTGTACCAGAGTTACATTCCATAGGTATCATCCATTATCGAGAAATTATTTATAAACGATGGCGCATTGTCTTTAAAATAGAACAAACTTCTGTTTATGTTGTACTGATAGCAGATAGTAGTAGAAATTTTGAAGATTTGCTTTTACAACGCCTTCTTAAATAG
- a CDS encoding HepT-like ribonuclease domain-containing protein, with translation MPKRDNELYLQDIIESANAIKLYTADIDFTLFCNDRKTYSATIKNISLLVKLLPNSLMY, from the coding sequence ATGCCTAAAAGAGACAATGAACTCTACTTACAAGATATTATAGAATCCGCAAATGCCATTAAACTCTATACAGCCGATATTGATTTCACACTCTTTTGTAACGATAGAAAAACTTATAGTGCTACCATAAAGAATATATCATTATTGGTGAAGCTATTACCCAACTCCTTGATGTATTAG
- a CDS encoding ATP-binding protein: MLINPNRPDLEGEYISDAYTDENGKAFRKIFLQDIHEKGSSFVEYLYKKPENGEIRPKISYFKLYKEWNLIIAAGAYADDIDAEIALAKADFKQKMNLEITSAIIIFLLFALVANTFALMLGKQIERFLNNYHTQVKQKKVELEALNRTLESRVREEIQKSREHEQLLIQKAKFIALGEMISNIAHQWRQPLSELSALLMTLKLKYAMHKLDQKGMETKCAEAENIVEYMSHTIDDFRNFFMPNKDPKLFSIKESVEEVLRIIGVSITNQSIKIDVDIQEDASILGYKNEYEQVILNLLSNAKDAIISSGTPDGKITIRLENKPMSILLIIQDNGGGITIEPIEKIFEPYISTKEQNEGTGIGLYMAKLIIEKSMKGKLEARNENGGAIFTVELERNSKEALGGSPL; encoded by the coding sequence ATGCTCATCAATCCTAACCGTCCTGATCTTGAGGGTGAGTACATCTCTGATGCGTATACCGATGAAAATGGCAAAGCCTTTCGTAAAATCTTTTTGCAAGACATTCATGAAAAAGGCTCCTCCTTTGTTGAGTATCTCTATAAAAAACCAGAAAATGGTGAAATACGCCCAAAAATTTCTTACTTTAAGCTCTACAAAGAGTGGAATCTTATTATTGCAGCAGGTGCTTATGCGGATGATATAGATGCAGAAATAGCCCTTGCAAAGGCTGATTTTAAACAAAAAATGAACTTAGAAATCACCTCAGCGATTATCATCTTTTTACTCTTTGCACTCGTTGCTAATACCTTTGCTCTTATGCTAGGTAAACAAATAGAGCGGTTTTTAAATAATTATCATACACAAGTGAAGCAAAAGAAAGTAGAACTTGAAGCCCTAAATCGCACGCTAGAGAGCCGTGTGCGAGAAGAGATACAAAAAAGCAGAGAACACGAACAACTTCTGATTCAAAAAGCAAAATTTATTGCTTTGGGTGAGATGATTAGCAACATAGCACACCAATGGAGACAACCGCTCTCCGAACTCTCCGCCCTGCTTATGACACTCAAACTTAAATACGCCATGCACAAACTCGACCAAAAAGGGATGGAGACGAAATGCGCTGAGGCAGAGAATATTGTTGAGTATATGTCCCATACTATTGATGATTTTCGTAATTTTTTTATGCCCAATAAAGACCCAAAACTGTTTAGTATTAAAGAATCTGTAGAAGAAGTATTACGTATTATTGGTGTGTCAATTACCAATCAAAGTATTAAGATTGATGTTGATATACAAGAAGATGCTTCTATCTTAGGGTACAAGAACGAATATGAACAGGTCATTTTGAATCTGCTTTCCAATGCAAAAGATGCCATTATCTCTTCAGGGACACCTGATGGGAAAATTACTATTCGCCTGGAAAATAAACCGATGAGCATACTCTTAATTATTCAAGATAACGGTGGAGGCATTACCATTGAGCCTATTGAAAAAATCTTTGAACCTTACATAAGCACCAAAGAGCAAAATGAAGGAACAGGCATTGGGCTTTATATGGCGAAGTTGATTATTGAAAAAAGTATGAAAGGGAAGCTTGAAGCTCGAAATGAAAACGGTGGGGCTATTTTTACGGTGGAGTTAGAAAGAAATTCCAAAGAGGCGCTTGGCGGTTCGCCCCTTTGA
- a CDS encoding TRAP transporter small permease, which produces MRKYFTILDLGVMAINKNIAVFGIALGVILAFTNVVLRYFFEMSLTWAGELTNYLFMWSALFGAAYGFKKGVHISVTMLLEKLPPMMAKVILMGAHLFSCLYLGLMAYLGYELTLMMIDFGEMSIDLRIPMWIPHLVLPFAFIGASFRAGEKIFEVAEMNANNVVVNHELEAIKDSLEIRGVKDVNA; this is translated from the coding sequence ATGAGAAAGTATTTTACAATCCTCGATTTAGGGGTTATGGCAATCAATAAAAATATTGCTGTCTTTGGTATCGCCTTGGGTGTTATTTTGGCGTTTACAAACGTAGTTTTGCGCTACTTTTTTGAGATGAGTCTTACCTGGGCAGGTGAGCTTACCAACTATTTATTTATGTGGTCAGCCCTTTTTGGTGCTGCGTATGGTTTCAAAAAAGGCGTGCATATTTCCGTCACCATGCTTTTAGAAAAGTTACCTCCTATGATGGCAAAAGTCATTTTAATGGGAGCCCATCTGTTTAGTTGTTTGTATTTGGGCTTAATGGCGTATTTGGGCTATGAGCTTACCTTGATGATGATAGATTTTGGTGAAATGAGCATTGATCTTCGTATTCCGATGTGGATTCCCCATCTTGTACTTCCTTTTGCTTTTATTGGCGCTTCTTTTCGTGCAGGTGAAAAAATATTTGAAGTCGCAGAAATGAACGCAAACAATGTTGTGGTAAACCATGAATTAGAAGCCATCAAAGATTCATTAGAGATAAGAGGAGTTAAAGATGTTAATGCTTAG
- a CDS encoding HepT-like ribonuclease domain-containing protein, which produces MSNTLLVLETLKQTANAAEKILYRFSKIPSLDYFLTSDEGLEKLDAFCMQLIAIGESLKHIDKLTHHSLLINYPEINWKAIKGMRDILTHHYFDLDAEAVYDVCQNDIIPLLEILNRIIADVTHEG; this is translated from the coding sequence ATGTCTAATACTCTTTTAGTGCTAGAAACACTAAAACAAACGGCAAATGCAGCAGAAAAAATTTTGTACCGATTCTCAAAAATTCCGAGTTTGGATTATTTTCTTACAAGTGATGAAGGGTTAGAAAAACTTGATGCGTTTTGTATGCAACTCATTGCCATTGGTGAGAGTCTTAAACATATTGATAAACTCACACATCACTCTTTGCTTATAAACTATCCTGAGATTAACTGGAAAGCTATCAAGGGGATGAGAGATATTCTTACGCATCACTATTTTGATTTGGATGCTGAAGCCGTTTATGATGTTTGCCAAAATGACATCATCCCTCTTTTGGAGATACTTAATCGCATTATTGCTGATGTTACACACGAGGGCTAA
- a CDS encoding nucleotidyltransferase family protein, with the protein MMTKTYILDFLASHKIELAQKYGVRKIGLFGSYARDEQREDSDIDIAVEIESNNKFRSFFSLKYFLEDAFRKKIDLGIESALKPMAKKYIDKEILYA; encoded by the coding sequence ATGATGACAAAAACATATATTTTAGATTTTTTAGCTTCCCACAAAATTGAACTTGCACAAAAATATGGTGTGAGAAAAATTGGTTTATTTGGCAGTTATGCAAGAGATGAGCAACGTGAAGACAGTGATATAGATATTGCAGTGGAAATAGAAAGCAATAACAAATTTAGAAGTTTCTTTAGTTTAAAATATTTTTTGGAGGATGCGTTTCGTAAGAAAATTGATTTGGGTATTGAAAGTGCTTTAAAACCTATGGCAAAAAAATATATTGATAAAGAAATCTTATATGCCTAA
- a CDS encoding OprD family outer membrane porin — MGKTTAMAGRMFLSTPLVSGSGSRVVKEAFEGVAVINTDLPDTTLIAGYVQKFQARTAGADHDAPKFTRAFKTGSDVASGVEVDDGAYTLAVINKSITGLTLTAAYANVVDIIQVAYAEADYEGKAGAFTYGLAAQYYYNNVDSDFTTDDNNNLWGVKASIGYDAFGAYVAYSKVNDKDNGLGGVVSGLGNGADLAYTASPINSNSYNNDTEAYKIGATYAIMKNANVGVSYTVNEIDSAASNADKFAFAAVEADYAFEGALKGLSTTVIYEDGSKDASGTDELWVKLNYKF, encoded by the coding sequence ATGGGTAAAACCACTGCAATGGCAGGTCGTATGTTCTTAAGCACTCCACTTGTAAGTGGTAGCGGTTCTCGTGTTGTTAAAGAAGCGTTTGAAGGTGTTGCAGTTATTAACACTGACCTTCCTGATACAACATTGATTGCTGGTTATGTTCAAAAGTTTCAAGCAAGAACGGCTGGTGCTGACCATGATGCTCCTAAATTTACACGTGCATTTAAAACAGGTTCAGATGTTGCAAGTGGTGTAGAAGTAGATGATGGTGCTTATACATTAGCGGTTATTAATAAATCAATTACTGGCTTAACTTTAACAGCAGCGTATGCTAATGTGGTCGATATTATTCAGGTTGCATATGCAGAGGCTGATTATGAGGGCAAAGCAGGAGCATTTACCTATGGTTTAGCAGCACAATACTACTACAACAATGTTGATAGTGATTTTACAACAGATGATAATAATAACTTGTGGGGTGTAAAAGCAAGTATTGGTTATGATGCATTTGGTGCATATGTAGCATACTCAAAAGTTAATGACAAAGACAATGGTCTTGGTGGTGTTGTTTCTGGTTTAGGAAATGGTGCTGACCTTGCTTATACTGCTTCACCAATTAATTCAAACAGCTATAATAATGATACTGAAGCGTATAAAATTGGCGCAACGTATGCAATTATGAAAAACGCAAATGTTGGCGTAAGCTACACAGTCAATGAGATTGACTCAGCTGCATCAAATGCAGACAAATTTGCATTTGCGGCTGTTGAAGCAGACTATGCATTTGAAGGTGCTCTTAAAGGCCTTAGCACAACTGTTATTTATGAAGATGGCAGTAAAGATGCAAGTGGTACAGATGAATTGTGGGTAAAACTTAACTACAAATTCTAA
- a CDS encoding TRAP transporter substrate-binding protein produces the protein MTKFLKVMAAATLLVSSAIAAEYTIKLTHVVSPNTPKGKGADFFAKRVGELTGGKVEVIVFPNSQLYGDGEEMKALKLGNAHIAMPSFSKFTSLVPEMQLFDLPFIFRDKDHLYKVLDGEVGQILKDKVTAKGFVALDYWDAGFKHLSSNKKAILLPEDAAGQKFRIMSSHVLEAQFKAVGGNPQVLPFSEVYSALQQGVVDGAENPLSNFYTKKFNEVQTDLTLSNHGYLGYLVIMSESFWKKFPNDLKPMVLQAMKEATVFEREEAARDDDDMLAKINEYAKASGNLKVHTLTPEQKAAWQKAMEAIYPQFYKVVGEDLIKKVQAVK, from the coding sequence ATGACAAAGTTTCTTAAAGTGATGGCAGCGGCAACGCTTCTCGTCTCTTCTGCAATCGCAGCGGAGTATACCATTAAGCTTACACACGTGGTAAGTCCAAATACCCCAAAAGGAAAAGGTGCTGATTTCTTTGCAAAAAGAGTGGGCGAACTTACAGGCGGTAAAGTTGAAGTCATTGTATTTCCAAACTCTCAACTTTACGGTGATGGCGAAGAGATGAAAGCACTTAAACTGGGGAATGCACATATTGCGATGCCTAGCTTTTCTAAGTTTACAAGCCTTGTTCCTGAGATGCAACTGTTTGACCTTCCGTTTATTTTTAGAGACAAAGACCATCTTTACAAAGTCTTAGATGGAGAAGTCGGTCAAATTTTAAAAGATAAAGTAACCGCTAAGGGCTTTGTGGCATTAGACTATTGGGATGCAGGTTTCAAACACCTCTCTTCAAATAAAAAAGCGATTCTTCTTCCTGAAGATGCAGCGGGTCAAAAATTTAGAATTATGAGTTCACATGTGCTTGAAGCACAGTTTAAAGCGGTGGGTGGAAATCCTCAAGTTTTACCATTTTCAGAAGTCTACTCAGCCCTTCAACAAGGCGTTGTGGATGGTGCAGAAAATCCTCTCTCAAACTTCTACACCAAAAAGTTTAACGAAGTTCAAACAGACTTAACCCTTTCAAATCACGGCTATTTAGGCTATTTAGTCATTATGAGTGAGAGCTTTTGGAAAAAATTTCCAAACGATTTAAAACCAATGGTACTTCAAGCGATGAAAGAAGCCACCGTATTTGAGCGAGAAGAGGCTGCACGTGATGATGACGATATGCTCGCAAAAATCAATGAGTACGCTAAAGCTTCTGGCAATCTTAAAGTACATACCCTAACACCAGAGCAAAAAGCGGCATGGCAAAAAGCGATGGAAGCAATTTATCCACAGTTTTACAAAGTGGTTGGTGAAGACTTAATTAAAAAAGTTCAAGCGGTTAAATAA
- a CDS encoding nucleotidyltransferase family protein → MRREDILSFLQTHKDEFYQKYSVTKIGLFGSYAKGTTTKESDIDVIVQLDKPNLLTLCAIRQELQETFKIPVDVIRLRDTMNPFLKEQITKEAIYV, encoded by the coding sequence ATGCGTCGTGAAGATATTTTGTCTTTTTTGCAAACCCATAAAGATGAATTTTATCAAAAATATTCTGTCACTAAAATTGGTTTATTTGGTAGTTATGCTAAAGGTACAACAACGAAAGAGAGTGATATTGACGTCATTGTACAATTAGATAAACCAAACCTCTTAACACTCTGTGCGATTCGTCAAGAATTACAAGAAACATTTAAAATACCCGTAGATGTCATTCGATTAAGAGATACGATGAATCCTTTTTTGAAAGAACAAATTACAAAAGAAGCCATTTATGTCTAA
- a CDS encoding TRAP transporter large permease: MLMLSLFGLLFLLMFLGVPVSVSLGSSTLITAYLFTDMDLMGITSHVFDGLNKYTLMAIPMFILAGSFLSKGGAAHRIIDFAKSIVGHLPGGLPISAIFASMIFAAVSGSSPATVAAIGSVMFSAIKEAGYPRGYAIGTIATSGSLGILIPPSIVFIVYGVTADLSIGKLFMAGVVPGLLLGFMLMALTYVGAVRLGFKREEPAPFKVRLKKFKDAFWALMLIVLVIGGIYGGLFTPTEAGAASAVYAFFVSVFVYKDLKLKDVYPIILESALTSAMIFFIIANAMIFAHFLTDETIPQQITKMIIDANVGPVMFLVIVNILLLLMGQFMEPSSVVMITVPLLLPLVIALGIDPIHFGVIMVVNMEIGMITPPVGLNLFVAAGMTGLSLKEVVVAALPWVAVLFVGLLLITYIPIISLWLPQLMFGV, translated from the coding sequence ATGTTAATGCTTAGTCTATTTGGATTGCTCTTCTTATTGATGTTTTTAGGCGTTCCTGTTTCCGTCTCTTTGGGCTCAAGTACGCTTATAACCGCTTATTTGTTCACCGATATGGATTTGATGGGCATTACCTCTCATGTTTTTGATGGTCTTAATAAATACACGCTTATGGCGATTCCTATGTTTATTTTAGCAGGCTCTTTTCTCTCAAAAGGTGGAGCAGCGCATCGTATTATTGATTTTGCAAAGTCTATTGTAGGACACCTTCCTGGTGGTCTTCCTATCTCAGCTATTTTTGCATCGATGATTTTTGCAGCTGTGAGTGGAAGTTCACCAGCAACCGTTGCTGCCATTGGCTCGGTGATGTTTTCCGCTATTAAAGAAGCGGGCTATCCTAGAGGCTACGCCATTGGTACGATTGCAACGTCAGGAAGTTTGGGCATTTTGATTCCACCTTCGATTGTTTTTATCGTTTATGGTGTTACGGCGGATCTTTCCATTGGAAAGCTGTTTATGGCGGGTGTTGTGCCAGGATTGTTGTTAGGCTTTATGCTTATGGCGCTTACCTATGTGGGTGCAGTTCGTTTAGGGTTTAAACGAGAAGAGCCCGCTCCTTTTAAAGTACGTTTGAAAAAATTTAAAGATGCTTTTTGGGCACTTATGCTCATTGTTTTGGTTATTGGTGGAATTTACGGTGGTCTTTTTACCCCAACAGAAGCAGGAGCTGCCAGTGCGGTGTATGCTTTTTTTGTCTCCGTGTTTGTCTATAAAGATTTAAAACTTAAAGATGTTTATCCTATTATCTTAGAATCCGCACTCACCAGTGCGATGATTTTCTTTATTATTGCCAATGCGATGATCTTTGCACACTTCTTAACCGATGAAACCATTCCGCAACAAATCACAAAAATGATTATAGATGCGAATGTTGGACCTGTTATGTTCCTTGTCATTGTCAATATTTTGTTGCTCTTAATGGGACAGTTTATGGAACCTAGCTCGGTTGTTATGATTACCGTGCCTCTTTTATTGCCATTGGTGATTGCCCTAGGAATTGATCCGATTCATTTTGGTGTTATTATGGTTGTCAACATGGAAATTGGTATGATAACCCCACCCGTTGGACTCAACCTCTTCGTAGCGGCGGGTATGACAGGGCTAAGCCTTAAAGAAGTTGTTGTGGCGGCACTTCCTTGGGTGGCAGTATTGTTCGTAGGGCTTCTTCTTATTACGTATATTCCTATCATCTCCTTGTGGTTACCACAGCTGATGTTTGGCGTATAA
- a CDS encoding OprD family outer membrane porin, translated as MLQSDLKEAFSLKIYCNLFFFVIDFVRFQKIQGDNMKLAKLSLAAMVVAGLASSSFAADTLADAFKNGKVSGEIKAWYFDKTVENTDAAKDKENNANIANFGLTLGFVTDSLYGFYAGATFQGSATPFIDNDAEGKNTAKDGKADTANFGTTNAASGAVLSEAYLGYKLGKTDVKVGRQFISTPLVNGSGSRFFKESFEGAVLVNTDLPQTTVFAGYAGKFQGRTSAVSGDGLGDAPSFHKKAVYAGLKNALTGKSATDYTSRDGGYTAGAINKSISNLTLTGQYLFVDNAHDTDGVDVYYTEANYVLPMSGFKLGFDATFRGSHTRDDLDALNASGHMFSGRVSLSGLAGFGASFAAATTSSDHVLLGAGNGPTTYTATMIAGAATPTAAANTDSYLFQVTYDFSKVGVAGLTAVAQYGWTEQGTQPKLDLETGNSSKVKGTDRTTYAAGVTYAVPALKGLTTSLQYEVQEADSKTAGTKTVDTDEMWFKASYKF; from the coding sequence ATGTTACAAAGTGACCTCAAAGAGGCTTTTTCTTTAAAAATTTATTGTAATTTATTTTTTTTTGTGATAGACTTTGTTCGCTTTCAAAAAATTCAAGGAGACAATATGAAATTAGCTAAACTTAGCTTGGCGGCTATGGTAGTTGCAGGTCTTGCATCTAGCTCTTTTGCGGCAGATACATTGGCTGACGCATTCAAAAACGGAAAAGTATCAGGTGAAATTAAAGCATGGTATTTTGACAAAACAGTTGAAAATACTGATGCTGCAAAAGATAAAGAGAATAATGCAAACATTGCAAACTTTGGTTTAACCCTAGGTTTTGTCACTGACAGCTTGTATGGTTTCTATGCAGGTGCAACATTCCAAGGAAGTGCTACACCATTTATCGACAACGATGCTGAAGGTAAAAATACAGCAAAAGATGGTAAAGCAGATACTGCAAACTTTGGAACAACCAATGCCGCATCAGGTGCAGTGCTTTCTGAAGCATACTTAGGATACAAATTGGGAAAAACCGATGTTAAAGTAGGTCGCCAATTTATCTCTACTCCATTGGTAAACGGTTCTGGTTCACGTTTCTTTAAAGAGTCATTTGAGGGTGCAGTCCTTGTGAACACAGACCTTCCTCAAACAACTGTATTTGCAGGTTATGCAGGTAAATTTCAAGGTAGAACAAGTGCCGTTTCTGGTGATGGCTTAGGTGATGCACCAAGCTTTCATAAAAAAGCAGTTTACGCAGGTTTAAAAAATGCCCTAACTGGCAAATCAGCTACTGATTATACATCACGTGATGGTGGTTATACTGCAGGTGCTATTAATAAATCTATTAGCAACCTAACATTAACAGGTCAATACCTATTTGTTGACAATGCACATGATACTGATGGTGTTGATGTCTATTACACAGAGGCAAACTATGTACTTCCTATGAGTGGCTTTAAATTAGGATTTGATGCAACCTTTAGAGGGTCTCACACACGTGATGATTTAGACGCCTTAAATGCAAGCGGTCATATGTTCTCAGGTCGTGTATCTCTTAGCGGTCTTGCAGGCTTTGGTGCATCATTTGCAGCAGCAACAACCAGCAGTGACCACGTTCTCTTAGGTGCAGGTAATGGTCCAACAACCTATACCGCAACTATGATTGCAGGTGCAGCAACTCCAACTGCAGCGGCAAATACAGATTCTTACCTTTTCCAAGTTACCTATGATTTCTCAAAAGTAGGTGTTGCAGGTCTTACCGCTGTTGCACAATACGGATGGACAGAACAAGGAACTCAACCTAAACTTGATCTTGAGACAGGTAATTCAAGTAAAGTTAAAGGTACAGACCGTACAACGTATGCAGCAGGTGTAACCTATGCTGTTCCTGCACTTAAAGGTTTAACAACTTCATTGCAATATGAAGTTCAAGAAGCTGATAGTAAAACAGCAGGTACAAAGACTGTTGATACTGACGAAATGTGGTTTAAAGCGTCTTACAAATTCTAA